From one Mytilus trossulus isolate FHL-02 chromosome 10, PNRI_Mtr1.1.1.hap1, whole genome shotgun sequence genomic stretch:
- the LOC134688055 gene encoding uncharacterized protein LOC134688055: MPFADNLEICGLTKQINWFSKPEYSQETSSFKFLLLDCHHILTNARIKCCKTGIPEAGIHRQAWMKLTTSEHGNILSKALVEDLVDCQSNSFAQQTFSLKVEDAMRLNGDNNEAIFCRLIREWYTAEDDPGIDVHERCKRRLALRQWLLKDVSLNKFPPPGAFIKGIPIVMYEGLLTNIDRRLQLFPFVKTGMYNVRSLGTLEAENLFGAFQDLDPKGSGVIRPDDIPSALSTSCEMLCYRFNKNRGFHLQTSRARVYPFHELMELQSITPSAETFRIPSSVKTLQPRNHPFDKPERSKLTGTRRRVKSCISDPSMPARGIRPIRQYHRLDESKILPHVRKGLEFSDESEDI; this comes from the exons ATGCCTTTTGCGGATAATTTAGAAATATGTGgattaacaaaacaaatcaactGGTTTTCTAAACCAGAATACTCGCAAGAAACATCAAGCTTCAAATTCCTCTTATTAGATTGTCATCATATTCTCACTAATGCTCGAATAAAATGTTGTAAGACTGGCATTCCCGAGGCTGGAATACATAGACAGGCATGGATGAAGTTGACAACAAGCGAACATGGCAATATTTTGAGTAAAGCTTTAGTGGAGGACCTTGTAGATTGTCAATCTAATAGTTTCGCACAGCAGACTTTTTCTCTGAAAGTTGAGGATGCGATGAGATTAAACGGCGATAACAACGAAGCAATATTTTGTCGCTTGATAAGAGAATGGTATACAGCAGAGGATGATCCGGGCATTGACGTTCATGAAAGATGTAAGCGGAGACTAGCTCTTAGACAATGGCTGTTGAAGGACGTTAGTTTGAATAAGTTTCCTCCGCCAGGTGCGTTCATTAAAGGTATACCAATAGTTATGTATGAAGGGTTGTTGACAAATATAGACAGGAGACTTCAGTTATTTCCGTTTGTTAAAACTGGAATGTATAACGTTAGGTCACTTGGGACTCTGGAGGCAGAAAATCTATTTGGGGCTTTTCAAGACCTTGATCCAAAAGGTAGTGGTGTAATTAGACCAGACGACATTCCGTCAGCATTGAGTACTTCGTGTGAAATGTTATGCTACAGATTCAACAAAAACAG aGGATTTCATCTCCAAACAAGCAGAGCAAGAGTGTACCCTTTCCATGAACTAATGGAATTGCAAAGTATAACACCGTCAGCAGAAACCTTCAGGATCCCGTCTAGTGTCAAAACTTTACAACCAAG aAATCACCCATTTGATAAACCTGAGAGGTCAAAGTTAACGGGGACACGACGACGAGTGAAATCTTGCATCAGTGATCCATCGATGCCAGCCAGAGGAATACGACCTATTCGCCAATACCATCGGTTAGATGAATCAAAAATACTTCCTCATGTTCGCAAAGGACTTGAATTCAGTGACGAATCAGaggatatttaa
- the LOC134688056 gene encoding zinc finger protein 227-like: MAASIYLMEEETVEGSDDSEKEELQFHRCNLCVNETKRKFDLKRHKNRVHENPKQDSAPDDSKPYIYLCHVCGLMFQSRSGLSIHIKDKHTLVFRYKCSTCGDGFNRLWDFRGHLNKHNNIRTEKCPLCSKQFTYKNSLNVHIKAHHSKEKEVPSYLCSTCGSGYKSLDALREHRKVVHEGRLLSCICGKQFKWRSSQKYHLSVCKLVQNNTQ; the protein is encoded by the exons ATGGCAGCAAG tataTATCTTATGGAGGAGGAAACAGTCGAGGGGTCCGATGACTCAGAAAAAGAAGAACTGCAATTTCACAGATGTAACCTATGTGTTAATGAAACCAAAAGAAAGTTTGACCTTAAACGTCACAAAAATAGAGTTCATGAAAATCCAAAACAGGACAGTGCTCCCGATGACAGTAAACCTTATATCTacctttgtcatgtttgtggcCTTATGTTCCAGTCAAGATCTGGTCTATCAATACACATTAAAGATAAACACACACTGGTATTCAGATACAAATGTAGTACTTGTGGTGATGGGTTTAACCGGCTCTGGGACTTCAGAGGACACCTCAATAAACACAATAACATCAGAACAGAGAAGTGTCCCCTGTGTAGTAAACAATTCACGTACAAGAATTCGCTGAACGTACACATTAAGGCTCACCACTCAAAAGAAAAGGAAGTTCCATCGTACCTGTGTAGCACTTGTGGTAGTGGATACAAGTCCTTGGACGCTTTGAGGGAACATAGGAAAGTGGTTCATGAAGGTCGCCTTTTGTCCTGCATTTGtggtaaacaattcaaatggcGATCAagtcaaaagtatcatttatctGTTTGTAAACTTGTACAGAACAAcacacaataa